A genomic stretch from Shewanella sediminis HAW-EB3 includes:
- the hinT gene encoding purine nucleoside phosphoramidase, with the protein MAEETIFSKIIRREIPAEILFQDDLVTAFRDISAQAPSHILIIPNHLIPTVNEVKASDEKALGRMVTVAAKLAAEEGIAEDGYRLIMNCNKHAGQEVFHIHMHLLGGEPLGRMLNPDR; encoded by the coding sequence GTGGCCGAAGAAACCATTTTCAGTAAAATTATTCGTCGTGAAATCCCTGCAGAGATCTTGTTTCAGGATGATTTAGTTACCGCTTTTCGTGATATCAGTGCGCAAGCACCGAGCCACATTCTAATTATACCCAACCATCTGATCCCGACCGTGAATGAAGTTAAGGCATCAGATGAGAAAGCGCTTGGCCGTATGGTGACCGTTGCTGCTAAGTTAGCTGCGGAAGAGGGGATCGCAGAAGATGGCTATCGCTTAATTATGAACTGTAATAAACATGCCGGACAGGAGGTGTTTCATATACATATGCACCTGCTTGGCGGTGAGCCCTTGGGGCGTATGTTGAATCCTGACAGATAA